A window from Corynebacterium urealyticum DSM 7109 encodes these proteins:
- a CDS encoding energy-coupling factor transporter transmembrane component T family protein: MILERIDPSTRLLALALLTTPLLISIDIVSASVSFALTLLVVAPLCGVGPARLFRRAWPLLLLAPLTGVSMLFYGRASGQSYVEWGFIHITENSVQLAIAVMIRVLAVGVPAVVLTADMDPTRLGDGLAQLWKLPTRFVIGAVAGVRLVSLFREDWTAVERARRARGLGDEGKLKRALQQSFSLLVLALRRGSKLATAMEARGFGATHNAEGQPIERTWARQARFGGWDWAVVVGSLALSLLSLGVAVWTGHFVLLGVQNG; the protein is encoded by the coding sequence ATGATCCTGGAACGCATCGACCCATCCACCCGGCTGCTCGCGCTCGCGCTGCTGACCACCCCGCTGCTGATCAGCATCGATATCGTGAGCGCCAGCGTGTCCTTCGCGCTGACGCTGCTGGTCGTCGCGCCCCTGTGTGGGGTCGGTCCTGCCCGGCTGTTCCGCCGGGCCTGGCCGCTGCTGCTCTTAGCTCCGCTGACGGGTGTGAGCATGCTCTTCTACGGCCGTGCCAGCGGGCAGAGCTATGTCGAATGGGGTTTCATCCACATCACCGAAAACTCGGTGCAGCTGGCCATCGCGGTGATGATCCGCGTGCTGGCGGTTGGCGTGCCCGCCGTGGTGCTCACCGCGGACATGGACCCCACCCGCCTGGGGGACGGCCTGGCTCAACTGTGGAAACTGCCCACCCGCTTCGTCATCGGCGCGGTGGCAGGCGTGCGCCTGGTCAGTCTGTTCCGGGAGGACTGGACGGCCGTGGAACGCGCCCGACGCGCCCGCGGCCTAGGGGACGAGGGCAAGCTGAAGCGTGCGCTGCAGCAATCCTTCAGCCTGCTGGTGCTGGCGCTGCGCCGCGGCTCCAAGCTGGCCACCGCGATGGAGGCCCGTGGCTTCGGTGCCACCCATAACGCCGAGGGCCAACCCATCGAACGCACCTGGGCCCGGCAGGCCCGCTTTGGCGGCTGGGACTGGGCCGTGGTTGTGGGCTCGTTGGCCCTGAGCCTGCTCTCCCTGGGGGTCGCGGTGTGGACCGGCCACTTCGTGCTGCTGGGAGTACAGAATGGCTAG
- a CDS encoding tRNA (cytidine(34)-2'-O)-methyltransferase yields MSSQPSTPASAAGRSSSLTTSPRPAAEPPFHILFDQPQIPPNTGNAIRMCAGTGATLHLAGPLGFNFEEKHVRRAGLDYHDLANVQLHEDFEAAAAHLTGLSRQQAAAGAQPQTRIFAFTTHAKTWFTDVDFRRGDVLLFGPEPTGLDEETLADPRITAQLRIPMLPARRSMNLSNAAAVAAYEAWRQLGFPGGQ; encoded by the coding sequence GTGTCTTCGCAGCCCTCCACTCCCGCTTCCGCCGCAGGTCGCTCTTCTTCTTTAACGACGTCGCCCCGGCCGGCCGCCGAACCGCCCTTCCATATCCTGTTTGATCAGCCGCAGATCCCGCCGAATACGGGCAATGCGATCCGCATGTGTGCGGGCACCGGGGCCACGTTGCACCTGGCGGGCCCACTGGGCTTCAACTTCGAGGAGAAGCACGTCCGCCGCGCCGGGCTGGACTATCACGATCTGGCGAATGTGCAGCTCCACGAGGATTTCGAGGCTGCGGCCGCGCACCTGACCGGGCTGAGCAGACAGCAGGCGGCAGCTGGCGCGCAGCCGCAGACCCGGATCTTCGCCTTCACGACGCACGCGAAAACCTGGTTTACGGACGTGGACTTCCGCCGCGGTGACGTCCTCCTCTTCGGTCCGGAACCCACCGGCCTGGACGAGGAAACCCTGGCGGACCCCCGGATCACCGCGCAGCTGCGGATCCCGATGCTGCCGGCCCGTCGCAGTATGAACCTGTCGAACGCGGCGGCGGTGGCGGCCTACGAGGCGTGGCGGCAACTCGGCTTCCCAGGCGGGCAGTGA
- a CDS encoding bifunctional methylenetetrahydrofolate dehydrogenase/methenyltetrahydrofolate cyclohydrolase gives MAAITLDGKKYRDEIFADLKQRVDALRAKGVTPGLATVLVGDDPASHSYVRMKHKDCEQIGVKSIRKDLPADVTQEELNAVIDELNADPECTGYIVQLPLPKHLDENAVLERIDPAKDADGLHPVNLGKLVLNEPAPLPCTPNGAISLLRRYDVELDGAKVVVIGRGVTVGRPIGLMLTRRSENATVTLCHTGTKDLKAETTNADIIVAAAGKPHMLTKDMVKPGAAILDVGVSRLDGKLAGDVHPDVWEVAGAISPNPGGVGPLTRAFLVHNVVERAELLAEQGQN, from the coding sequence ATGGCTGCGATTACCCTGGATGGAAAGAAGTACCGCGACGAGATCTTCGCGGACCTGAAGCAACGAGTCGACGCTCTGCGGGCCAAGGGGGTCACCCCGGGCCTGGCAACGGTCCTGGTCGGGGACGACCCGGCGAGCCACTCCTACGTGCGGATGAAGCACAAGGACTGCGAGCAGATCGGCGTGAAGTCCATCCGTAAGGACCTGCCTGCGGACGTGACCCAGGAGGAGCTCAACGCCGTCATCGACGAGCTCAACGCGGACCCGGAGTGCACCGGCTACATCGTGCAGCTGCCGCTTCCGAAGCACCTCGACGAAAACGCGGTGCTGGAGCGCATCGACCCGGCCAAGGACGCCGACGGCCTGCACCCGGTAAACCTCGGCAAGCTGGTGCTCAATGAGCCCGCCCCGCTGCCGTGCACCCCGAACGGTGCGATCAGCCTGCTGCGCCGCTACGACGTCGAGCTGGACGGCGCGAAGGTCGTCGTCATCGGTCGTGGCGTGACCGTTGGCCGCCCGATCGGCCTGATGCTGACCCGCCGCAGCGAGAACGCCACCGTCACCCTGTGCCACACCGGCACGAAGGACCTGAAGGCGGAGACCACCAACGCGGACATCATCGTCGCTGCTGCAGGTAAGCCGCACATGCTGACCAAGGACATGGTCAAGCCGGGTGCAGCGATCCTGGACGTCGGTGTCTCCCGCCTGGACGGCAAGCTCGCGGGCGACGTGCACCCGGATGTCTGGGAGGTCGCGGGCGCGATCTCGCCGAACCCGGGTGGCGTGGGCCCACTGACCCGCGCCTTCCTGGTCCACAATGTCGTGGAGCGCGCCGAGCTGCTCGCTGAGCAGGGCCAGAACTAG
- a CDS encoding saccharopine dehydrogenase family protein, whose translation MADAPKDATPQGKKTPTGGTQRPVDITLFGATGFVGKILAGWLAEHAPKDVTIALAGRNREKLVFLKQQLLTVHQGVMDWRIVEADAFDEDAMTELAKNTRVVISTVGPFVRYGEDLVRACAEAGTHYVDSTGEVLFMRKMIDKYDDVAKAHGARIIHACGFDSVPSDIGMLLISEAAAKDGKKLAEVTNLVSMRGAMSGGTVESAREQFQAAQRDPEQRRVLADPYSLSPAREAEPELGEQPDYGVLQTETVGAPEGWAGPFLMASVNTRVVRRSNALSGFKYGKSLRYREFQATGPGLKGRAQAYAMGGVHRTMLTAMKAPKLRDFISQWAPEPGEGPTSKAQENGYFRCVFHGFVKPNPAPNVEPDYIATLYSQGDPGYRSTSRMLGTAALTLLKDEAELPGAEGGVLTPATGLGMVYVRRLRESGMRLDVARGGLYRTSTPQ comes from the coding sequence ATGGCTGATGCACCGAAGGACGCAACACCGCAAGGCAAGAAGACCCCGACCGGCGGCACGCAGCGCCCGGTGGACATCACCCTGTTCGGCGCGACCGGATTCGTCGGCAAGATCCTCGCGGGTTGGTTGGCGGAGCACGCGCCGAAGGACGTCACCATCGCGCTGGCTGGCCGCAACCGCGAGAAGCTGGTCTTCCTCAAGCAGCAGCTGCTGACCGTCCACCAGGGCGTGATGGACTGGCGGATCGTGGAGGCGGATGCCTTCGACGAGGACGCCATGACCGAGCTGGCGAAGAACACCCGCGTGGTGATCTCCACGGTGGGCCCGTTCGTGCGTTACGGCGAGGACCTCGTGCGCGCCTGTGCGGAGGCCGGCACGCACTACGTGGACTCCACCGGCGAGGTGCTGTTCATGCGGAAGATGATCGACAAGTACGACGACGTGGCGAAGGCTCACGGGGCGCGCATCATCCACGCCTGTGGCTTCGACTCCGTGCCCTCCGATATCGGCATGCTGCTGATCAGCGAGGCCGCGGCCAAGGATGGTAAGAAGCTGGCCGAGGTGACGAACCTGGTCAGCATGCGCGGGGCGATGTCCGGCGGCACCGTGGAATCCGCACGTGAGCAGTTCCAGGCCGCACAGCGCGACCCGGAGCAGCGGCGCGTGCTGGCCGACCCGTACTCCCTGAGCCCGGCGCGCGAGGCGGAGCCAGAGCTGGGCGAGCAGCCGGACTATGGCGTGCTGCAGACCGAGACTGTCGGCGCCCCGGAGGGCTGGGCCGGTCCTTTCCTCATGGCGTCGGTGAACACCCGCGTGGTGCGCCGCTCCAACGCGCTGAGCGGCTTCAAGTACGGCAAGTCCCTGCGCTACCGCGAGTTCCAGGCCACCGGGCCGGGTCTGAAGGGCCGCGCGCAGGCCTACGCCATGGGCGGGGTGCACCGGACGATGCTGACCGCGATGAAGGCGCCGAAGCTGCGGGACTTCATCTCCCAGTGGGCACCCGAGCCGGGTGAGGGTCCGACGAGCAAGGCGCAGGAGAACGGCTACTTCCGCTGCGTATTCCACGGTTTCGTGAAGCCGAACCCGGCGCCGAACGTGGAGCCGGATTACATCGCCACCCTGTACTCCCAGGGGGATCCGGGATACCGCTCGACTTCCCGGATGCTGGGCACCGCGGCGCTCACGCTGCTCAAGGATGAGGCGGAGCTGCCGGGCGCTGAGGGTGGCGTGCTGACCCCAGCGACGGGCTTGGGCATGGTGTACGTGCGTCGCCTGCGGGAATCCGGGATGCGCCTGGACGTCGCGCGGGGCGGGCTCTACCGCACCTCCACGCCGCAGTAG
- a CDS encoding O-acetylhomoserine/O-acetylserine sulfhydrylase, which produces MTKYDNSNAAEWGFATQQIHAGQTVDPTGSRNLPIHMTTSYVFDSAEHAKQRFALEDPGPIYSRLTNPTVEVLENRINTLEGGVHAVAFGSGMAAITAAFLNVANSGDHIVASPRLYGGTETLLLVTLPRLGITTTFVENPDDPQSWQDAVQDNTVAFFGETFANPQADVLDIPEISKVAHANKVPLIIDNTLATAALVKPLELGADVSVSSLTKFYTGNGSSIGGILVDGGKFDWTQERNGKPVFPGFVTPDPAYHGLKYADLGEPAFGLRARAGLLRDTGASLSPFNAWLAIQGLDTLNLRVKQHNENAKQVAEFLDKHPKVASVAYAGLESSPWNKVKEKLGLEYTGSVLAFDLATGDADPREAAWKFIDSLKLHSDLANVGDVRSLVVHPATTTHSQSTEENLRNAGISQATVRLSVGIEDVRDIIADLDQGFEQI; this is translated from the coding sequence ATGACAAAGTACGACAACTCCAACGCGGCAGAGTGGGGCTTTGCCACCCAGCAGATCCACGCCGGCCAGACTGTGGACCCGACTGGTTCCCGTAACCTGCCGATCCACATGACCACCAGCTACGTCTTCGACAGCGCCGAGCACGCCAAGCAACGCTTCGCACTCGAGGATCCGGGCCCGATCTACTCCCGCCTGACGAACCCGACCGTCGAGGTCCTCGAGAACCGCATCAACACCCTCGAGGGTGGCGTCCACGCTGTCGCATTCGGCTCCGGCATGGCTGCCATCACCGCTGCGTTCCTGAACGTCGCGAACTCCGGTGACCACATCGTCGCCTCCCCGCGCCTCTACGGCGGCACCGAAACCCTGCTTCTCGTTACCCTGCCGCGCCTGGGCATCACCACTACCTTCGTCGAGAACCCAGACGACCCGCAGTCCTGGCAGGATGCAGTGCAGGACAACACCGTCGCCTTCTTCGGTGAGACCTTCGCCAACCCGCAGGCAGATGTCCTGGACATCCCGGAGATCAGCAAGGTCGCCCACGCGAACAAGGTCCCGCTGATCATCGACAACACACTGGCCACCGCAGCACTGGTGAAGCCACTGGAGCTCGGCGCCGACGTCTCCGTCTCTTCCCTGACGAAGTTCTACACCGGTAACGGCTCCTCCATCGGCGGCATCCTCGTCGACGGCGGTAAGTTCGACTGGACCCAGGAGCGCAACGGCAAGCCGGTCTTCCCGGGCTTCGTCACCCCGGATCCGGCCTACCACGGCCTGAAGTACGCCGACCTTGGCGAGCCGGCCTTCGGTCTGCGCGCCCGTGCGGGTCTGCTGCGCGATACTGGCGCCTCCCTCTCCCCGTTCAACGCCTGGCTCGCGATCCAGGGTCTCGACACCCTGAACCTGCGCGTCAAGCAGCACAACGAGAACGCCAAGCAGGTTGCCGAGTTCCTGGACAAGCACCCGAAGGTCGCCAGCGTCGCCTACGCCGGCCTGGAGTCCAGCCCGTGGAACAAGGTCAAGGAGAAGCTGGGCCTGGAGTACACCGGCTCCGTTCTCGCCTTCGACCTTGCCACCGGCGACGCCGATCCACGCGAGGCTGCATGGAAGTTCATCGACTCCCTGAAGCTGCACTCCGACCTCGCTAACGTCGGTGACGTACGTTCCCTAGTCGTCCACCCGGCCACCACCACGCACTCGCAGTCCACCGAGGAGAACCTGCGCAACGCTGGCATCTCCCAGGCAACGGTTCGCCTGTCCGTCGGTATCGAGGACGTCCGCGACATCATCGCCGACCTCGATCAGGGCTTCGAGCAGATTTAA
- a CDS encoding ABC transporter ATP-binding protein yields MTSHGRPPGGAVVEITDFGWRHAGRKNPAIANITACVEPGERVLLLGASGAGKSTLLAGIAGVLGDAEDGEQRGTIRVDGKDPAQARGLVGMVLQDPDSQVIAARVGDDAVFGCENLGIPREEMWQRATDSLCTVGLGDLDLDRSTHRLSGGQKQRLALAGVLAMRPRVIVLDEPTANLDPEGVAEVRDAVIRACEDTGATLIVVEHRAATWAGHVDRILVLGETNPSGVGEQASAGRQAGGVLADGPAREILNTHADRLAESGIWVPGVAPALRRMGTPPPELGAMKAAPGSTGHQSHADHRGDVDHPVDAGAAHAGRNTQTSGKLLLRTQDLAIGWGDHAIRTGITAALEPGSTCLTGGNGTGKSTLALTLAGLVPAAGGELDASGLQPAKPRRRENPDPRSWRSKDLVRRIGYVFQSPEHQLAARTVRDELLLGPKAAGMDAAAAEHHADELLGTLGLTHLAAANPFTLSGGEKRRLSVAAVLTTEPRLLILDEPTFGQDLNTFTALVGLLQQLADSGMGLLSITHDADYFAALGQHHWHLPQGPGLEVRA; encoded by the coding sequence ATGACAAGCCACGGGCGGCCGCCGGGCGGGGCGGTCGTGGAGATCACCGACTTCGGCTGGCGCCACGCCGGCCGAAAGAACCCAGCCATCGCGAACATCACCGCTTGCGTTGAACCCGGCGAGCGCGTCCTACTGCTCGGCGCATCGGGTGCGGGGAAATCCACCCTGCTCGCAGGCATCGCCGGGGTGTTGGGGGACGCTGAGGACGGTGAGCAGCGCGGCACCATCCGCGTGGATGGCAAGGACCCGGCCCAGGCCCGTGGCCTGGTGGGCATGGTGCTGCAGGACCCGGACTCACAGGTCATCGCCGCCCGAGTGGGCGACGATGCCGTCTTCGGTTGCGAGAACCTCGGCATCCCGCGGGAGGAGATGTGGCAGCGCGCCACGGATTCCCTGTGCACCGTCGGACTGGGGGATCTCGACCTCGACCGCTCCACCCATCGGCTGTCTGGCGGGCAGAAACAACGGCTCGCGCTGGCCGGGGTGCTGGCAATGCGCCCCAGGGTGATCGTGCTGGACGAACCCACCGCGAACCTCGACCCGGAAGGCGTGGCTGAGGTGCGCGACGCCGTCATCCGGGCCTGCGAGGACACCGGCGCCACCCTGATCGTGGTCGAGCACCGCGCGGCCACCTGGGCCGGGCACGTCGACCGCATCCTCGTGCTCGGAGAAACCAACCCCAGCGGCGTGGGGGAGCAGGCCAGCGCCGGACGGCAGGCCGGGGGAGTGCTCGCCGATGGCCCAGCCCGGGAAATCTTGAACACCCACGCCGACCGGCTCGCCGAGTCCGGCATCTGGGTGCCGGGCGTCGCACCCGCGCTGCGTCGCATGGGAACCCCGCCGCCCGAGCTGGGCGCAATGAAGGCCGCACCTGGATCGACTGGCCACCAGAGCCACGCTGATCATCGAGGCGATGTTGATCACCCGGTCGACGCTGGTGCCGCGCACGCAGGCAGGAACACGCAGACGAGCGGGAAGCTCCTGCTTCGCACCCAGGACCTAGCCATCGGCTGGGGCGACCACGCCATCCGCACCGGCATCACTGCCGCCCTGGAACCGGGATCGACCTGCCTGACCGGCGGTAACGGCACCGGAAAATCCACCCTGGCTCTTACTCTCGCAGGCCTCGTGCCCGCGGCGGGCGGGGAGCTGGACGCCAGCGGGCTCCAGCCCGCCAAACCCAGGCGTCGGGAAAACCCGGATCCCCGCAGCTGGCGCTCGAAGGACCTGGTCCGCCGCATCGGATACGTCTTCCAAAGCCCGGAGCACCAGCTCGCCGCCCGCACTGTCCGCGATGAGCTGCTGCTCGGCCCCAAGGCCGCCGGGATGGACGCCGCCGCAGCCGAGCACCACGCCGATGAGCTGCTGGGCACCCTCGGGCTGACCCACCTCGCGGCGGCCAATCCCTTCACCCTCTCGGGAGGGGAGAAACGCCGGCTCTCCGTGGCCGCGGTGCTGACCACCGAGCCGCGCCTGCTGATTCTGGACGAACCGACCTTCGGCCAAGACCTCAACACATTCACCGCCCTGGTCGGGTTGCTGCAGCAGCTGGCGGACAGCGGCATGGGGCTGCTGTCCATCACCCACGACGCGGACTACTTCGCCGCCCTGGGTCAGCACCACTGGCACTTGCCCCAGGGCCCCGGCCTGGAGGTGCGAGCATGA
- a CDS encoding DUF3017 domain-containing protein: MPDTPEERAEAAQIGAYRRKLLANPHDRDVPASRLPVIAQRVLIGVFLLLLAVGVFFIAVDRWRRGTTAMGASLVFLATIRWVVDSDVLGIFAVRSRKFDCLFAGGVGLLMMYLAISVDTLGS; encoded by the coding sequence ATGCCAGACACTCCGGAGGAGCGGGCGGAGGCCGCGCAGATCGGCGCCTATCGCCGCAAGCTGTTGGCGAACCCGCACGACCGGGACGTGCCCGCCTCTCGGTTGCCGGTGATCGCCCAGCGGGTGCTCATCGGGGTGTTTTTGCTGCTATTGGCGGTGGGGGTGTTCTTCATCGCGGTGGATCGTTGGCGGCGTGGCACCACGGCGATGGGGGCTAGCCTGGTGTTCTTGGCCACGATCCGGTGGGTCGTGGACTCCGACGTGCTGGGGATTTTCGCGGTCCGCAGCCGTAAATTTGATTGCCTTTTCGCCGGGGGCGTGGGGCTGTTGATGATGTATCTGGCGATCAGCGTGGACACGCTGGGCAGCTAG
- a CDS encoding MOSC domain-containing protein: MVNTDAAFLIDAEPSVLQVAVGRPQSNPAGTYENTGIEKLPQSHIDVLAPGPNYGDGSGVVGDTIGDDKHHGGADKAVYAFAREELDFWEGELGRELVYGSFGENITTAGVKWSEVYIGQRVSIGSAELEVSVPRTPCATFAAWLDEKGWVKRFAQRGDCGSYFRVITAGRIRPLDEVRFGPVPEHGVTMGEAFAAKLGDKDAARKVFDAGVLPGHHHEQLGRLLN, encoded by the coding sequence ATGGTTAATACAGACGCTGCATTCCTGATTGACGCAGAGCCGAGCGTGCTCCAGGTGGCGGTTGGTCGTCCACAGTCCAACCCCGCCGGAACCTATGAAAACACCGGCATTGAAAAGCTGCCGCAGTCGCACATCGACGTGCTCGCGCCGGGCCCGAACTACGGTGACGGCAGCGGTGTCGTGGGGGACACGATCGGAGACGATAAGCACCACGGCGGGGCAGATAAGGCCGTCTACGCCTTCGCTCGCGAGGAGCTGGACTTCTGGGAAGGGGAGCTCGGCCGTGAGCTCGTCTACGGCAGCTTCGGGGAGAACATCACCACTGCCGGGGTGAAGTGGTCGGAGGTCTACATCGGCCAGCGCGTGTCCATAGGCAGCGCTGAGCTCGAGGTGAGCGTGCCGCGCACCCCGTGTGCAACCTTCGCCGCCTGGCTCGATGAGAAGGGCTGGGTGAAGCGCTTCGCGCAGCGCGGCGACTGCGGATCCTACTTCCGCGTGATTACCGCCGGCCGCATCCGCCCGCTGGACGAGGTCCGCTTCGGACCGGTGCCGGAGCATGGCGTGACGATGGGGGAGGCCTTCGCCGCCAAATTGGGCGACAAGGATGCGGCTCGCAAGGTTTTCGACGCCGGGGTGCTTCCCGGGCACCATCATGAGCAGCTCGGTCGCCTGCTGAACTAA
- the metX gene encoding homoserine O-acetyltransferase MetX, which produces MRSDLLPASGTYADIPIGEVLTEAGASIPETSLRLYAFYDAAEQAAVPTPPEERPIVLIEHALTGDGNAADWWADMVGVGKPIDTAKYLVLCANALGGCAGSTGPSSLHPEGGFWGSRFPGLSIRDLVQAEKQLLDVLEIPRVHVIIGASMGGARTLEWSLLYPEMMDAILPIAVSARASAWQIGIQSAQIRVIEADPLWHGGDYYEAGMGPVWGLGEARRIAHLTYRGELEVDERFGAEPQQGENPLGKFRSPDQRFSVEGYLDRQAMKLRNRFDAGSYVTLTDALNRHDLGRDRGGMNAALGNSTVPTMVCGIDTDILYPYHQQEHLSRNLGTFLGLSQITSPTGHDGFLIEARQMGNVLEKFLVTAEKLAKDPEQRANILQQHHH; this is translated from the coding sequence ATGCGCTCCGACTTGCTGCCCGCCTCCGGTACCTACGCTGATATTCCCATCGGCGAGGTGCTCACCGAGGCGGGCGCAAGCATTCCCGAAACCTCACTGCGGCTGTACGCGTTCTACGACGCAGCCGAGCAGGCGGCGGTCCCCACACCGCCGGAGGAGCGCCCCATCGTTTTGATCGAACATGCCCTCACCGGCGACGGTAACGCCGCCGACTGGTGGGCGGACATGGTCGGCGTTGGCAAGCCGATCGACACCGCCAAGTACCTGGTGCTCTGCGCCAACGCGCTAGGCGGTTGCGCAGGCTCCACGGGCCCCAGCTCGCTGCACCCGGAGGGTGGCTTCTGGGGCTCCCGTTTCCCGGGGCTGTCCATCCGCGATCTCGTACAGGCCGAAAAGCAGCTGCTGGATGTACTGGAGATCCCACGGGTCCACGTGATCATTGGCGCCTCCATGGGCGGGGCACGCACCCTCGAGTGGTCGCTGCTCTACCCAGAGATGATGGACGCCATCCTCCCCATCGCCGTCTCCGCCCGCGCCTCCGCCTGGCAAATCGGCATCCAGTCCGCCCAGATCCGCGTGATCGAGGCCGACCCGCTATGGCACGGCGGGGACTACTACGAAGCTGGCATGGGCCCGGTCTGGGGCCTGGGCGAGGCCCGCCGCATCGCGCACCTGACCTACCGCGGTGAGCTGGAGGTCGATGAGCGCTTCGGTGCAGAGCCACAGCAGGGCGAAAACCCACTGGGCAAGTTCCGCTCCCCCGATCAGCGTTTCTCTGTCGAGGGCTACCTGGACCGGCAGGCGATGAAGCTGCGCAACCGCTTCGACGCCGGCTCCTACGTCACCCTGACCGACGCCCTGAACCGGCACGACCTGGGTCGGGACCGTGGCGGCATGAACGCCGCCCTGGGTAATTCCACGGTGCCCACGATGGTCTGTGGCATCGACACTGACATCCTTTACCCCTATCACCAGCAGGAGCACCTCTCCCGCAACCTGGGAACCTTCCTTGGGCTGTCCCAGATCACCTCCCCCACCGGCCACGATGGCTTCCTCATCGAGGCCCGCCAGATGGGCAATGTGCTAGAGAAGTTCCTCGTAACAGCCGAGAAACTGGCCAAGGATCCGGAGCAGCGCGCGAACATCCTGCAGCAGCACCATCACTAA